CATCGTTCTAAAACGGACTTAGGGACTGAGGCGATCGTCTTGGTCGATAGGACAAACTTTTGGAACATTAGCTGAACGGCAGAATGACAAATAACAGTAGAGCGATCGAAGTACTGTTCTTGCCTGACACAATTAGGGAACAAGCTCACTGCGATCGAGGCTTGGTTGATGACTGAAATGAGTGAAATACTAAACCAATACACTGAGTTGAGCCCTGAGGTGACGGGTGAAGTGAGAGTGTTCAAGGGAACTCGCGTGTCTGCGTGGTTTGTCCTGACTTTAATTGAAGCAGGATGGAGTCAAGAAGACATGGCCAAGCATTACGACAGCATTCAACCTGAGGCAATCGCGGCAGTGTTTCAGTGGTGCGAGGAACAGCAGAATTTGAGGGCGGTTCTTGATGCCTTGCGTGAGGTCCCTTAGGTCAAGCTGGCAAAGCTGTTCTAGTGCCCTGCGATCGCCGAATTTTGTTGTCATCTGCGGCTTACTTTACAAAAGTCCTTCTAGCAGTGAGGACTGACTCATAAGTATTTAACTTGTATGTGGAAATTAAAACTTTGTTATCACAGCGCTAAGTAACCATCAATAAAGTATAAGAATATACTTTATTGATTTAGTAAATAGTTAAGCGATGGCTGTATTAGCAGGTGAATGCTTACTTTCCGAGGCAGGCCATTTGTACAAAGTTATAGAATCTGCCGATGACGTCGTTTCCCTAATTAGAGTCAATAGCTTTACGGTTCTTGCATTTAAGAGTTGTTCGATTCAGACTCTGTTTCGTCCCTGTGCTTGCTCTGAAACTAGAGATTCCTGCAACGGGTGGATACCGATTTCACAGGACATGCAAACGTAACGCGAATCAAAAGCATTTTAGAAACTAAGTGCCGCGATCGCCCCCTCCAGTTGCAGCTCCGAAACCTCTAGATATTGCTGGAGTGATTGTAAGCTTCGATGTCCAGAGATTTTCTGAATGACTCGCAGTGGCACCCCAGCATTGTGCATTTGGGTCAATGCTGTTCGTCGAAAACTATGCGTACTAACTCCAACCAGCCCCAGGCGATCGCACTTCTCCCTGAGAATCTCATCCGCTGACTTGGGATTGATGTACCCGCGCCCATGCCGTCCGGGGAAGAGATACTGCTTACCCACCATTGCCCAGTAAGCTTCCAGGTATCCTTTCAAGACTGAATTCACAGGAACCTGGCGCGTCTCCTGTTGTCCCTTCGTGTGGGACTTGCGAATCATAATTTTAGTTCTAACTCCCCTGGAGTCATAAGCATCTGGGATGAGAACGGAGCAAGCCTCATTGATGCGGCACCCTGTGTAAAGGCAAGTACCAAAGAGCGCTCGATCGCGATCGCCTTCAAACGACTCAAATAATTTGGCAATCTCGTAGGGCGTCAAAATCTTGGCTTGGCCGTGGCCGTCTACCTTCATCGAGCCACCTTCATTTCTACCTGAAGTAATTATCATTTCTTCAGGTAAATGGGTCAAAGCGTTGATGCACCGTTGTTACATCTAAAGGGGAAAGAGCAGTTAACCCCAGCTTATCGATCGCTCTCTTCCCAAAATGGCTGAAACCCTCATTCTGTCGTCAATCGATAAGTTTTACTTAATTTATTAGTATGGTTCATGTTTACCACGGGCGATCGCTTGAGTTACCATTGGCTTGGTTTTAGCAGTGGACGTGCAAGAGAGCCATTAAACCATTGCTGAAAGCTTTAAGCGATCTGCTGCAAGAGCTTGCTTATTGACTGAGCGGCAAGGTTACAGTGAAGGTTGTCCCTACATTGACCTCACTGGTCAACGAGATCGTTCCACCCGCTTGCTCAACGACCTGTTTCACAATTGCCAACCCCAAACCCCAACTAGCTAATAAAGGTCAACCCTTTTTGATGGGCTAGTTGCAAGGTGTGGATATGTCCCCTCTCTCCCTCCTACAACTCACAACTGTCTCCTCCCCAGCTTTTTTAATAGAACCTTCTATATGCGGAAATCTCAGACATTTTGTGATACACAACGACAGCTTCGTCAGTTTGAATATTAGTCACCCATCACCTAGCCACCTTTGTATCCTTAGAACTCTCTCTCAGGGTAGATAGAGGTATAAATCTATGCCCTCAGAATGAGGTATATAGCAGACGCTATAATCAACTGCTTTACCTATAAAAATTTTCCCTTCGAGTCCTCATGCTTAAAAAGACAGCAGCGCTAGCACAACCAGAAGTAAGTCATCTGATTCGCAAGCTGCGGCACCTCAGTGGATTAAGCCAAGAGCAGTTTGCCATAACCCTAGGCGTTGCTTTTAGCACGATTAATCGATGGGAAAACGGTCACATGCAGCCCTCTCCTCTAGCCCTAAAGCAAGTCAAAAC
Above is a genomic segment from Trichocoleus sp. FACHB-46 containing:
- a CDS encoding DUF433 domain-containing protein produces the protein MSAWFVLTLIEAGWSQEDMAKHYDSIQPEAIAAVFQWCEEQQNLRAVLDALREVP
- a CDS encoding site-specific integrase, with product MIITSGRNEGGSMKVDGHGQAKILTPYEIAKLFESFEGDRDRALFGTCLYTGCRINEACSVLIPDAYDSRGVRTKIMIRKSHTKGQQETRQVPVNSVLKGYLEAYWAMVGKQYLFPGRHGRGYINPKSADEILREKCDRLGLVGVSTHSFRRTALTQMHNAGVPLRVIQKISGHRSLQSLQQYLEVSELQLEGAIAALSF
- a CDS encoding ATP-binding protein; the encoded protein is MGLAIVKQVVEQAGGTISLTSEVNVGTTFTVTLPLSQ
- a CDS encoding DNA-binding transcriptional regulator, encoding MLKKTAALAQPEVSHLIRKLRHLSGLSQEQFAITLGVAFSTINRWENGHMQPSPLALKQVKTMLGELSRSSVVELQEQSQTLLNQYFSETESSAQ